The genomic DNA ACGGCCTCCGCGGTGGCGGTGATGTCGGCCTCGACGTTGCCGGTGTCGGGCACCTGGGAGGCAGGCCCGGAGCGGTCGTTGAGCGCTTCGAGGACGACCGCAGCCCGGCTCGGCCACCAGCGGTAGATGGTCTGTTTGCCGACCCCGGCGGCCTGGGCGATGCCCTCGACGGTGACCTTGGCGTAGCCGTCGCGCAGGGCGAGTTCGAGGGCGGCGTCGAGGATCGCGCGGTGGGAGCGCTGGTTGCGCAGTTCCGGGTTCGGAGCAGGGGTCATGCCTCGAATGATGTCACGCGGCGTCATCACACCAGTTCACCCACGCTACGCAGCGAGACGCTTCGTATCGTCTTGACAAGATCCATTCACCCCGGAACCATGATGCCGCGAGACGAGACGTCGCGGATTGCCGCCGGGGGGCGGACTGTTTCGATGGGGGATGGCACCGTGCTGGAGACGTTGGGCCTGACCGCGACGGCGGAAGCCGTCTACCAGGCGATGCTCGACCACCCCGGCCAAGGCGTCGAAGGGCTGGCGTCCGCCTGCGCCCTGTCGCCGCATCAGATCCACGAGTGCCTCGACGAACTCACCGCACTCCTGCTCGTCCACCCGTCCAGCGAGCACCCCGGACAGATGCGCGCGGTGAGCCCCGAGATCGGCCTCGCCGACATGCTGGCCCGCCAGGAGGCCGAACTCGCTGCCCGCCAGGCCGCTTTGGCGGCCTCCCGGGCAGCGGTCACCCGGATGGTCGCCGACCGGGCCGACCGGCACGCCGGGCACGGCGAGCGCCTGCTCGGCATGGACGCCATCCAGCACCGGCTGGAACAGATGGGCCACGCCGCCCGGTGCGAGGTCCTCGGCGTCCACCCCGGCGCCGGCATGAAACCGGAGGACCTAGCGGCCGGGCGTCCCGCCAACGCCGCCGCGATCGCGCGGGGCGTCACCATCAAGTCCCTCTACCAAGACGCAGTCCGCAACGACACCCACACCACCGCGTACGCCCATTGGCTCCTCGGCCTCGGCAGCGAGGTCCGGACCGCGCCCGTCATCCCGCAGCGCCTCGTGGTCGTCGACCGCACCCAGGCGCTGGTGCCCATCGACCCGGCCGACACCCGCAAGGGCGCCCTGCACGTCACCGAGCCCGGCATCCTCGGCGCCCTGCTCGACCTCTTCGACCAGGCCTGGTCCACCGCCGTCCCGCTCGGCGCAGTCGGCGCCGGCGATCCCGCCACCGGCCTCACCGGCACCGAACGCGAACTGCTCCGCCTGCTCGGCACCGGCCTCACCGACGACGCCGCCAGCCAGCGTCTCGGCGTCTCCCCACGGACCGTCAGCCGCCTGATGTCCTCCATCATGGAACGGCTCGACGCGGCCAGCCGCTTCGAGGCCGGCATCAAGGCGGCCCAGCGGGGCTGGCTCTGATCGAACCCGGAACGGCGCCCCTACGGGTCCGTCCGGGCCGCGTCACACCGGGTCGACGGCGGCCGAGGACATGCAGAGCGTCCGCCGGACGGCATCGCGGAGCCAGCGGTGCGCGCCGTCGGCGGTGTGCCGCGGGTGCCACGCCATGCCGATGGTCAGCGGGGGCAGCGTCAGCGGGATGTCGAGGAGCCGCAGCCCGAGCGTGTCGGCGTCCCGGGTGTCTGCTCCCGGATGCCTCCTCACCCCCACGACGCGTACCTCGCCTTCACATCCGACCCGCCGTCACCGCGCTCGCCGCCCACGGGGCCGGCCACGCCGTCGGCGGGTCCGCGCTCGGCCGCACCACACCGCTCGCCGCCCGGGCCGACCTCGTCACCACCTCGCTCGCCGTGGACGACCTGATCGCCGGCAGCGGGGTCGCGTACCGGGCTCTCGCCAACCCGTCCTTCTTCGAGAACCTCCTGGAAGAGGTCGACTCCATCCGTGAGAAGGGCCTCTGGGCCGACACCCTCGACGCCCGCCGGAAGGTACCCCTCGTCACCGTCGCCGGCATCGCCGCCGTCGCCACCGACCTGCTGCTCGACCGCTCCTGGACCGGCACCACCGACGTCCCCGCCCCCGGCCCGCAGGACCTCTCCCCCGACGGCCTCGCCCGCATCATGACCGAACAGCTCGACCGATCCGTCCGCTACGCGCGCCAGCCGCTGGACGAGCTGCACACCGCCCTCGTCGGCTTCGGTCTGAACGAGGAGCTCGTCCGGGGTGTCGTCGAGATGAAGCGGGCCAAGGACGAGGTCCTCGACTCCGGCGTCGCCCGCACCGCGCGCACCGCGCGCACCGCCTCGCCCACCACCTTCGAGCAGTGGTGCACACAAATCCTCCGGCCTGCGCTCCTCTCCTGACCCCGACACCACGATGCCCTCCGGTCGACCCGACCGGAGGGCATCGCCGCTGTTCCAGCGCATGACGGACCGTCACGCAACAGGATATTCCGTCCACGACGCGCGCCTGAGGATCTGTCGTGATGGCGCCAGGCGACTTGGCGCCACCGGGAAGGCCTTCCGACGCAGGCCGCAGGCGGCGAAGCTAGTGATCGCCGGAAGGGAACAGCCCCGAACGGCAGCCGGAAGACGCGTCAACCGCGGGACGCGACAACGGCGAGGACCACGCCGCCCGTCCCACCCCACCGAAGGAATGCCGCCATGATCCGCACCCGCATCGCCCAGGCCACCGCGGTCGCCGCTCTCGCCCTGGGCTCCGCCCTCCTGCCCGCCGCCGTCGCGGCCGCCGACCCGGCGCCCGTCGCCGCGACCGCGGAGTCCCCCGCTCCGGCCGCCACCGTCTCGTCCGACAACCTCACCTGGGGCTGACCCCGGCATGGACATCGTCTACGCCAGCCTGATGCGCCGCGGAACGTCCGCGCCGCGCGGGACCGGCGAGGCGGCCGAGATCATCGACGCCCTCTGGGCGCACGCGACCCCCGACGACGGCCTCGAACACGCCGGCGCCACCATCGAGCCCGACCGGGTCGACCTCCTGCTCTACCTGCTCAGCCGCACCCCGCCCGACCCCACCGCGCCCAGCGCCCTGCAGCGAGCCTCAGCCCTGCTGATCCGCTGCCACCAGGCCTCGCCGCGCCTCCACCAGCGCTACCTGCCACCCGCCCCACCAGCGGCGTCCACCCGCACCGTGCGCTGAACCCCCGCCGCCCTCCAGGGCGTTGCACCCTCCCGCACGTCACCCGCCTCGCCCCGCCGAGGCCTCCGCACGCCTACACCCAAGGAGCTCCGCCATGCCTTCTTCCAGGATCGCCAAGCTGACCCGCACCGCCCTCGCCACCGCCATCGCCGCCTCCGGCATCATCGCCGGGACGGCCTTCACCACCGGCAGCGCGCACGCCGCCTCGTCGGTGGGCGGCACGATCAGCCGTGACGAAGTGCTCACCCGGGCCAATGACTGGTACAACCGCCAGGTCCCGTACGACCAGCAGGCCTGGACCACCGACCTCGGCGGGAAGAACTACCGCCAGGACTGCTCCGGCTTCGTCTCGATGGCCTGGCACCTGAACAACAGCGAAACCACTGACACCTTGGATGTACGGTCTCTGACCACCCGGATCGCGCTGACCGACCTCCAGCCCGGAGATGCCCTCGACAACGACCCCCACGACGGCAACAGCCCGTACGGGTCGCACATCGTCCTCTTCGACCACTGGATCGACAAGTCCAGCGGACAGTTCGCCTTCATCTCCGAGGCCAACTCGAACGACGACATGACCAAGGGGACCGGCACCATCGGCGGCTACGGGAACGCCGGGTACTTCGGGCTGCGCTACAACAACATCATCGACGCTGCCTGGCTGGCCGGTGACTACCCGGTGGCGGGCAACTGGGACGGCGGCCCGGCGGACAACGTGGGCATCTGGCGCCCCTCCACCGGCCAGTTCCACCTGCGCAACGACGACGGCGGCATCACCAAGGTCGACTGGGGCCAGGCCGGCGACATCCCCGTCTCCGGGAACTGGGACGGCGGCCCCGCCAACGTCGGCATCTGGCGCCCCTCCACCGGCGAGTTCCACCTCCGCATGGACGACGGCTCCCTCACCAAGATCTCCTGGGGCCAGGCCGGCGACATCCCCGTCTCCGGGAACTGGGACGGCGGCCCCGCCGAGAACATCGGCATCTGGCGCCCCTCCACCGGCGAGTTCCACCTCCGCAACGACGACGGAAGCCTCACCAAGATCTCCTGGGGCCAGAACGGCGACATCCCCGTCTCCGCCAACTGGGACGGCGGCAACGGCACGAACAACGGCAACATCGGCATCTGGCGCCCCTCCACCGCCCAGTTCCAGCTCCGCAACGACGACGGCAGCAACACCCGCCTCGACTGGGGCCAGCCCCGCTGACGACCGGCAGACCCGACTCCCGAACGGCGCCGCAAGGAACCCGGTTCCCTGCGGCGCCGTTCGGGGCCTACCCACGACCGACCCGGCCGGATACCCGGTTGCGGGCACCGGGAGCGGCAGTTCAGGCTGGCGGCTCTGCGGAACGGAGAACGAGGAGGGGATCGCGGTGCTGGTCATGCCCGGACGGCGGACGTCGACGATGGAGCTGCTGGCCGTCGAGGCGGCGGCCCGCGGGATGGAGGTCCGCGCGGCGGAGGACGTCGGGGCGGCCGGGGGTCCGGCGTACTGGTACGGCGGGCCGGTGGCGGGTGCGCGGCTGGCGGACCGGCTCGGCTTCGCGCTGCTGGAGCCGACGGACGGCTGGCTGGCCGAGCTGCCGCGGGAGTTCACGGGTCGTGACATCGTGGAGGCCACGGCCGCGGACGTGTGGGCGCTCGACCGGCCGACCTTCGTCAAGCCGCCCCGCGACAAGTCCTTCCCGCCCGCGGTCTACGCCGACGGCTCCCGGTTCCCCTCGGACCTGCATCCGGCGACGCCGGTCCTGCTCTCCGAGGTGGTGACCTTCGCCGCCGAGTACCGGCTGTTCCTGCTGGACGGACGGATCGCCACGGCCGCCCGGTACGCGGTGTTCGGCCGGCTCGACCCGCGACCGCTCGACCCGCGCTCGGCGGACGCCGCGGAGATCACCGCGTTCGTCGACCGGCTGCTCGCCGCCGCCGGGGACTCCCTGCCGAGCGCCGTCGTCCTGGACGTCGGCCAACTGCTCGACCCGTACCGCCCGGGCCACCGCTGGGCGGTGGTGGAGGCCAACATGGCGTGGTTCTCGCACGCGTACGCCGCCGATCCGGCGCGGGTGCTGGACGTGGTGCTGCGCGCGGCGGGTCCGCGCGCACGCCTGCGGCCGGACGATCTGCTGTTCGTCCGGCCGTGAGCGGCTGACCTCACCCCTCCGGGGCGGTGGCCCTGCCGTCGTAGACGTTGTCCGGGGTGATGATCTCCGTGATCGCCCGGGCGATCAGGGTGGAGGGCTCCTGGCCGCCGCTGCTGGAGTCGGTGTTCATCATCAGGACCAGGGTGGCCTTCTGCGCGGGCAGGTGGACGGTGACCGTCTCGTACCCGGGGATGGAGCCGTTGTGGCCGATCCAGCCGCCGGTCTCCAGGATGCCGAGGCCGTAGCTGGTGCCGGGGACGCCGGTGGGCAGGAACTTCAGCCGCTGGGCCTGGGTCCCGGGGCTGAGCAGCCGGCCGGTGGCGACGACCTCGGCCCAGTGCCGCAGGTCCTGCAGGTCGGAGATCATCGAGCCGGCGGCCCAGGCCCAGCTGGGGTTCCAGTCGGTGGCGTCCTCGGTGGCGCCGCTGAGCGTCTGGTCGGTGTAGCCGCGCGGGTGCGGGTCGGGGAACTCGTTGCCGACCGGGAAGAGCGTGTGCCGCAGGTGGGCCGGGCGCAGCACCCGGTCGTGGATGAACTCGGCGAGCGGCCGGCCGCTGACCTTCTCGACCACCAGGCCGAGCAGGATCAGGTTGGAGTTGGAGTACTGGAACTGCGCGCCCGGGTCGAAGGTGTTGTCGTGCTTGTAGCCGTACGCGAGCACCTCCTGCGGGGTGAAGGTGCGCTGCGGGTCGCTCAGCAGGTCGTGCTGGAAGTCGGCGTCGAAGCTGTACGGGTAGAGACCGCTGCGCATCTCGGCGAGCTGGCGCAGGGTGATGCAATCGCCGCCCGGGACGCCGTCGATGTACTCGGCGATCGGGTCGTCGAGGCCGATGAGGTGGTCGTCGACGAGTTCGAGGAGCGCGGTGACGGTGAAGGTCTTGGTCTCGCTGCCGATGCGGACGTAGCCGTCGGTGGCCATCGGGGCGCCGGTGGTCTTGTCGGCGACGCCGGTTGCGCGGACGTAGCAGCCCTTGCCGGGCATCCAGATGCCGACGACCAGGCCGGGGACGCCCGCCCGGGTGCGGACCTGCTCGATGGTGCCGTCCAGCGCGGCGTCGAACTCGGGGCCGAGCCCGCCGGGCCCGCCGGGCCGGCAGTCGGCCTGGACGGGCCGCAGGGCACCGGCGGCGTGGACCGTCGCGGCGGGGCCGACGGCGGCCGGGGCCAGGACGGAGGCGACCAGCATCGCCGTGGCGAACAGCCTGCGGTGGGTACGGCGCACGTCGGGTTTCCGTCTCTTCCGGATCACGGGTTCGGACGGTCAGCATCGCCACCGGACGCCGTGTCAGAGCCCGTGCCGCGCCTCGCTTCCTGGCGAGTCCACTCGTTCGGCGATCGGTCCGCCGGGGACGGCGGTCGGTCCGCCGGGGAGGGCCGTGTGCCGCCGGGTGGCGGCGACCAGGGCGACGGCGACGAGCGCGCACAGGGCGCCGACCAGCCAGACCGCCCGGTAGCCGGCTTCGCCGGGCTGTCCGGTGGCGGGCCGGACGAAGGAGCCGAGGAGCGCGGCGAAGGCACCGCCGGCGACGGCGCCGCCGAGGGTCTTGACGTTGTTGTAGAGCGCGGCGGCGACGCCGGTGCGGGTCGGGTCGGAGGCCTCGACGATCACGGTGGGCATGGCGCCCAGCGAGAGGCCCACGCCGAGGCCGAGCAGGACGGATCCGGCGGCGAACTGCCAGACGGCGTCGTGCACCAGGGCGAACTGG from Kitasatospora terrestris includes the following:
- a CDS encoding LuxR C-terminal-related transcriptional regulator, giving the protein MGDGTVLETLGLTATAEAVYQAMLDHPGQGVEGLASACALSPHQIHECLDELTALLLVHPSSEHPGQMRAVSPEIGLADMLARQEAELAARQAALAASRAAVTRMVADRADRHAGHGERLLGMDAIQHRLEQMGHAARCEVLGVHPGAGMKPEDLAAGRPANAAAIARGVTIKSLYQDAVRNDTHTTAYAHWLLGLGSEVRTAPVIPQRLVVVDRTQALVPIDPADTRKGALHVTEPGILGALLDLFDQAWSTAVPLGAVGAGDPATGLTGTERELLRLLGTGLTDDAASQRLGVSPRTVSRLMSSIMERLDAASRFEAGIKAAQRGWL
- a CDS encoding ATP-grasp domain-containing protein, coding for MELLAVEAAARGMEVRAAEDVGAAGGPAYWYGGPVAGARLADRLGFALLEPTDGWLAELPREFTGRDIVEATAADVWALDRPTFVKPPRDKSFPPAVYADGSRFPSDLHPATPVLLSEVVTFAAEYRLFLLDGRIATAARYAVFGRLDPRPLDPRSADAAEITAFVDRLLAAAGDSLPSAVVLDVGQLLDPYRPGHRWAVVEANMAWFSHAYAADPARVLDVVLRAAGPRARLRPDDLLFVRP
- a CDS encoding serine hydrolase domain-containing protein produces the protein MRRTHRRLFATAMLVASVLAPAAVGPAATVHAAGALRPVQADCRPGGPGGLGPEFDAALDGTIEQVRTRAGVPGLVVGIWMPGKGCYVRATGVADKTTGAPMATDGYVRIGSETKTFTVTALLELVDDHLIGLDDPIAEYIDGVPGGDCITLRQLAEMRSGLYPYSFDADFQHDLLSDPQRTFTPQEVLAYGYKHDNTFDPGAQFQYSNSNLILLGLVVEKVSGRPLAEFIHDRVLRPAHLRHTLFPVGNEFPDPHPRGYTDQTLSGATEDATDWNPSWAWAAGSMISDLQDLRHWAEVVATGRLLSPGTQAQRLKFLPTGVPGTSYGLGILETGGWIGHNGSIPGYETVTVHLPAQKATLVLMMNTDSSSGGQEPSTLIARAITEIITPDNVYDGRATAPEG